One Pieris brassicae chromosome 11, ilPieBrab1.1, whole genome shotgun sequence DNA window includes the following coding sequences:
- the LOC123716732 gene encoding monocarboxylate transporter 12-like, with amino-acid sequence MAMCSTERINKNYKLVPPDGGWGYMICVGVIINLVVLRGFTNSHGAVFKERFLELDMSTTSVSVLNCLGTLCISVSGFSTGFLLKYTSIRTLGLIAALLYSTGSFASTLCETEVLFFIFQGILQNIAHGMMVNLCFTIINQYFRKKRLYAMSIVQTVPALAVLVTPKLVKWIFDRYGSHWTLLLLSAVSLNNILAVTIMQPVSLNMNKVLPENKEIESKILLRDKKSNNASISSNLSNETNNLHRHTLNAHKGNIITRFKETKLYKNFILSNACLGLSICLFSDVKFVSLLPQALYYMGWNEALVARALMLFGLGNLLTRMLFVYISKWLTKLGTHDIYVVGLLIACLSRLGMLWSDNRIIMQSFLVIVGLARAIIEILHPLVIADCVSAENFSYALGVSMLAFGLISVVFGPIITAIRELTDSYATAFYILTSCFAITVIFWTIELVYKKNVHKRKPKRFLPDKS; translated from the exons ATGGCAATGTGTTCTACAgagagaataaataaaaattataaattggtGCCCCCCGATGGAGGATGGGGGTATATGATTTGTGTGGGCGTCATAATTAACTTG GTCGTTTTAAGGGGTTTTACGAACTCTCATGGTGCCGTTTTCAAAGAGAGATTCTTAGAGCTTGATATGAGTACAACAAGCGTTTCCGTTCTAAATTGCCTCGGTACTCTGTGTATTTCAGTTTCAG gatTTTCGACGGGTTTTCTCCTCAAATATACTTCAATAAGAACGCTTGGCTTGATAGCAGCGTTACTTTACAGCACGGGCTCATTTGCAAGCACTCTGTGTGAGACAGAAGTATTGTTCTTTATATTCCAAGGAATTTTACAG AATATCGCTCATGGAATGATGGTAAACCtatgttttactattattaatcaatattttcgaAAAAAGAGATTATATGCTATGAGCATAGTTCAAACAGTACCAG CCTTGGCTGTATTAGTAACACCGAAACTTGTGAAGTGGATTTTTGATCGCTATGGTAGCCATTGGacgttgttattgttatcgGCTGTCAGCTTAAACAATATACTTGCCGTTACAATAATGCAGCCGGTCTCtcttaatatgaataaagtattacctgaaaataaagaaattg aatcAAAAATACTCTTAAGGGACAAGAAATCCAATAATGCTAGTATATCTAGTAATCTtagtaatgaaacaaataatttacatagacatacattaaatgctcACAAAGg GAATATAATAACAAGATTCAAAGAAACGAAACTgtacaaaaactttattttgtcCAATGCTTGCCTCGGTTTATCAATATGTTTGTTCTCAGACGTCAAGTTCGTATCTTTGCTACCACAGGCTTTGTATTATATGGGCTGGAATGAA GCTTTGGTGGCACGAGCGCTAATGTTATTCGGACTGGGTAATTTGTTAACAAGAATGCTGTTCGTATATATTAGCAAATGGCTAACCAAATTGGGAACGCATGACATCTACGTTGTTGGTCTCCTTATTGCATGCCTTTCGCGATTAG gaATGCTGTGGTCAgataatagaattataatgCAAAGTTTTCTCGTTATTGTGGGCCTCGCTCGAGCCATTATAGAGATTTTGCACCCGCTG GTTATTGCTGATTGCGTCTCAGCCGAGAATTTTTCCTATGCTTTGGGCGTATCTATGCTCGCATTTGGCCTGATTAGTGTAGTGTTTGGACCTATTATTA cTGCTATAAGAGAGTTGACGGATAGCTATGCAACAGCATTTTACATTCTTACGTCATGTTTTGCTATTACTGTGATATTCTGGACAATCGAACTTGTTTATAAGAAGAACGTGCACAAAAGGAAACCAAAGAGATTCCTTCCAGATAAGTCATAA
- the LOC123716737 gene encoding trypsin CFT-1-like — protein sequence MQPIQILVLCLTIASAASAPQQRIAGGSVAVITSYPFATALLRSKDYVTYSQVCAGSILNTKSVLTAASCFFGDSTSLWRIRVGSSWANSGGSVHVVNRVILNPYYNPRIQDGDIAIIQSSSHFIYSNSVRPASIAGVNYVLTDNQAVWAIGWGSTYNGGPPSEQLRQVQIWTVNQTVCKNRYRTLGHTVTDNMLCSGWLDVGSRDQCQYDAGGPLIHNNAVVGICSWGYQCGTPIYPGVNTRVSRYTPWIQANA from the exons ATGCAGCcaatacaaatattagttCTTTGTCTTACTATTGCATCGG CGGCTTCCGCGCCACAACAAAGGATTGCCGGAGGATCGGTAGCGGTTATAACTTCATATCCGTTTGCTACCGCATTATTGAGGTCCAAGGACTATGTAACTTATTCCCAAGTCTGTGCTGGCTCCATTCTCAATACAAAATCAGTTCTGACTGCGGCAAGCTGCTTCTT cgGTGATAGTACAAGTTTATGGCGCATTCGAGTTGGATCAAGCTGGGCGAATAGCGGTGGGTCTGTCCATGTTGTAAACCGAGTAATCCTTAATCCATACTACAATCCACGGATTCAAGATGGCGATATTGCTATAATCCAGAGCTCATCCCATTTCATTTATAGTAATTCTGTCAGGCCTGCTTCTATAGCGGGTGTTAATTATGTGCTCACTGACAATCAAGCAGTTTGGGCTATTGGATGGGGTTCTACTTAC AATGGCGGTCCTCCTTCTGAACAACTACGGCAAGTGCAAATTTGGACAGTCAATCAGACGGTGTGtaaaaatagatacagaacTTTGGGTCACACTGTGACGGACAACATGCTTTGTTCCGGCTGGCTGGATGTGGGAAGTCGAGATCAGTGTCAATATGATGCTGGTGGTCCCCTTATTCACAACAATGCTGTAGTGGGCATCTGTTCTTGGGGTTACCAGTGTGGTACCCCAATATACCCCGGTGTCAATACACGTGTCTCCCGTTACACCCCTTGGATACAAGCCAATGCCTAA